A portion of the Symphalangus syndactylus isolate Jambi chromosome 13, NHGRI_mSymSyn1-v2.1_pri, whole genome shotgun sequence genome contains these proteins:
- the IRF3 gene encoding interferon regulatory factor 3 isoform X5 yields MVGRKHGWSCPVTGIKPGKPAWAEATGAYVPGRDKPDLPTWKRNFRSALNRKEGLRLAEDRSKDPHDPHKIYEFVNSGVGDFSQQDTSPDTNGGGSTSDTQEDILDELLGNLVLAPLPDPGPPSLAVAPEPCPQPLRSPSLDNPTPFPNLGPSENPLKRLLVPGEEWEFEVTAFYRGRQVFQQTISCPEGLRLVGSEAGDRTLPGWPITLPDPGVSLTDRGVMSYVRHVLSCLGGGLALWRAGQWLWAQRLGHCHTYWAVSEELLPNSGHGPDGEVPKDKEGGVFDLGPFIVDLITFTEGSGRSPRYALWFCVGESWPQDQPWTKRLVMVKVVPTCLRALVEIARAGGASSLENTVDLHISNSHPLSLTSDQYKAYLQDLVEGMDFQGPGEA; encoded by the exons GCCTGGGCCGAGGCCACTGGTGCATATGTTCCCGGGAGGGATAAGCCAGACCTGCCAACCTGGAAGAGGAATTTCCGTTCTGCCCTCAACCGCAAAGAAGGGTTGCGTTTAGCAGAGGACCGGAGCAAGGACCCTCACGACCCACATAAAATCTACGAGTTTGTGAACTCAG GAGTTGGGGACTTTTCCCAGCAAGACACCTCTCCGGACACCAATGGCGGAGGCAGTACTTCTGATACCCAG GAAGACATTCTGGATGAGTTACTGGGTAACCTGGTGTTGGCCCCACTCCCAGATCCGGGACCCCCAAGCCTGGCTGTAGCACCTGAGCCCTGCCCTCAGCCCCTGCGGAGCCCCAGCTTGGACAATCCCACTCCCTTCCCAAACCTGGGGCCCTCTGAGAACCCACTGAAGCGGCTGTTGGTGCCGGGGGAAG AGTGGGAGTTCGAGGTGACAGCCTTCTACCGGGGCCGCCAAGTCTTCCAGCAGACCATCTCCTGCCCGGAGGGCCTGCGGCTGGTGGGATCCGAAGCGGGAGACAGGACGCTGCCTGGATGGCCAATCACACTGCCAGACCCTGGCGTGTCCCTGACAGACAGGGGAGTGATGAGCTACGTGAGGcatgtgctgagctgcctgggtGGGGGACTGGCTCTCTGGCGGGCTGGGCAGTGGCTCTGGGCCCAGCGGCTGGGGCACTGCCACACATACTGGGCAGTGAGCGAGGAGCTGCTCCCCAACAGCGGGCATGGGCCTGACGGCGAGGTCCCCAAGGACAAGGAAGGAGGCGTGTTCGACCTGGGGCCCTTCATTGTAG ATCTGATTACCTTCACGGAAGGAAGCGGACGCTCACCACGCTATGCCCTCTGGTTCTGTGTGGGGGAGTCATGGCCCCAGGACCAGCCATGGACCAAGAGGCTCGTGATGGTCAAG GTTGTGCCCACGTGCCTCAGGGCCTTGGTAGAAATCGCCCGGGCAGGGGGTGCCTCCTCCCTGGAGAACACTGTGGACCTGCACATTTCCAACAGCCACCCACTCTCCCTCACCTCCGACCAGTACAAGGCCTACCTGCAGGACTTGGTGGAGGGCATGGATTTCCAGGGCCCTGGGGAGGCTTGA
- the IRF3 gene encoding interferon regulatory factor 3 isoform X3: MVGRKHGWSCPVTGIKPGKPAWAEATGAYVPGRDKPDLPTWKRNFRSALNRKEGLRLAEDRSKDPHDPHKIYEFVNSGVGDFSQQDTSPDTNGGGSTSDTQEDILDELLGNLVLAPLPDPGPPSLAVAPEPCPQPLRSPSLDNPTPFPNLGPSENPLKRLLVPGEEWEFEVTAFYRGRQVFQQTISCPEGLRLVGSEAGDRTLPGWPITLPDPGVSLTDRGVMSYVRHVLSCLGGGLALWRAGQWLWAQRLGHCHTYWAVSEELLPNSGHGPDGEVPKDKEGGVFDLGPFIVGSWAPRSDYLHGRKRTLTTLCPLVLCGGVMAPGPAMDQEARDGQGCAHVPQGLGRNRPGRGCLLPGEHCGPAHFQQPPTLPHLRPVQGLPAGLGGGHGFPGPWGGLSPRSSWCGL, encoded by the exons GCCTGGGCCGAGGCCACTGGTGCATATGTTCCCGGGAGGGATAAGCCAGACCTGCCAACCTGGAAGAGGAATTTCCGTTCTGCCCTCAACCGCAAAGAAGGGTTGCGTTTAGCAGAGGACCGGAGCAAGGACCCTCACGACCCACATAAAATCTACGAGTTTGTGAACTCAG GAGTTGGGGACTTTTCCCAGCAAGACACCTCTCCGGACACCAATGGCGGAGGCAGTACTTCTGATACCCAG GAAGACATTCTGGATGAGTTACTGGGTAACCTGGTGTTGGCCCCACTCCCAGATCCGGGACCCCCAAGCCTGGCTGTAGCACCTGAGCCCTGCCCTCAGCCCCTGCGGAGCCCCAGCTTGGACAATCCCACTCCCTTCCCAAACCTGGGGCCCTCTGAGAACCCACTGAAGCGGCTGTTGGTGCCGGGGGAAG AGTGGGAGTTCGAGGTGACAGCCTTCTACCGGGGCCGCCAAGTCTTCCAGCAGACCATCTCCTGCCCGGAGGGCCTGCGGCTGGTGGGATCCGAAGCGGGAGACAGGACGCTGCCTGGATGGCCAATCACACTGCCAGACCCTGGCGTGTCCCTGACAGACAGGGGAGTGATGAGCTACGTGAGGcatgtgctgagctgcctgggtGGGGGACTGGCTCTCTGGCGGGCTGGGCAGTGGCTCTGGGCCCAGCGGCTGGGGCACTGCCACACATACTGGGCAGTGAGCGAGGAGCTGCTCCCCAACAGCGGGCATGGGCCTGACGGCGAGGTCCCCAAGGACAAGGAAGGAGGCGTGTTCGACCTGGGGCCCTTCATTGTAG GCTCCTGGGCCCCTAGATCTGATTACCTTCACGGAAGGAAGCGGACGCTCACCACGCTATGCCCTCTGGTTCTGTGTGGGGGAGTCATGGCCCCAGGACCAGCCATGGACCAAGAGGCTCGTGATGGTCAAG GTTGTGCCCACGTGCCTCAGGGCCTTGGTAGAAATCGCCCGGGCAGGGGGTGCCTCCTCCCTGGAGAACACTGTGGACCTGCACATTTCCAACAGCCACCCACTCTCCCTCACCTCCGACCAGTACAAGGCCTACCTGCAGGACTTGGTGGAGGGCATGGATTTCCAGGGCCCTGGGGAGGCTTGAGCCCTCGCTCCTCATGGTGTGGCCTCTAA